Below is a window of Limibacillus halophilus DNA.
CAATGAGAACGTCTTTCCCTTGGGAATTTCCAGCGATAGGTCGTCGACCGCAGTCAGGTGAACTTTCGGCTGGCCCTGCAGGACCCGGTTAAGGAACGGCGGCGAGACATCGAAGGTCTTGCGCAACCCCTTGATCCGCAAGGTCGGGCCGGCGGTGGCACTCGTATCCGGTTTCGGCGCCAAGGTATCGCTCATGCGCCGCCCTCCTCTTCGATCAACCAGCAAGACGCCAGTGTCTTACCTGCGGGCATCAGACTGGGACGGTCCTGCCGGCAGCGGTCAAAAGCCTGTGGGCAACGCGGGTTAAATGCGCAGCCGCGAGGAATTTTGTTCAGGCGCGGCATGGAACCTTCGATCTGCATCAACTCTTCACGGTCTTGGCCGACGAGGGGAATAGACCCCATCAAACCGACCGTATAGGGATGGCTGGGGCGCTTGATGACTTCCTGCACAGGGCCGATCTCCGCAATTCTTCCGGCATACATCACGGCCACCCGGTCAGCGGTTTCGGCGATAACTCCCATGTCGTGTGTCACCAGCATCACGGCGGCCCCATGGTCGCGGCAGAGACGCTTGAGAAGTGAGATGATCTGCGCCTGAATTGACACGTCCAACGCTGTCGTCGGCTCGTCGGCAATAACCAGCTTGGGATTGACGCAAAGCGCCAACGCTATCACCACCCGTTGGCGCATGCCGCCGGAAAACTGATGAGGATATTGATCGACGCGCCGCTCCGGCGACGGGATGCCGACCTCAGCCAAAAGTTCAATGGCACGCTTGCGGGCCGCCCGCTCGCTCATGTCCGTATGGGTGCGGATTGTCTCAATCAACTGCTCTCCGACTCTGTAGAGCGGATTGAGGCTGGTGAGCGGATCCTGAAAAACCATCCCGATTTCCGCGCCGCGCAGGCGGCGCAACTTCTCGTAGGGCAGGTTATCGATGCGCTTGCCCTGGAACAGTACCTGTCCGTCGGCAATACGCCCGGGCGGCTCCAACAAACCGATGATTGCAGAGCCGGTAAGCGACTTACCGGCTCCAGACTCGCCGACGACGCCCAGAACCTCTCCCGGCTTGATGTCGAAAGAGACATCGTCAACGGCGACAAGCGTGCCGTTGCGGGTCGGAAATTCGATCCGTAGATTGCGCACCTCCAATAAGGCGTCGCTTCCAACGCGGTCTTCGCGGGCGGCTTCCATCACTGCTGACGTATCGCTCATCACGTCACCTCAGCTTGGGATTGAGCGCATCGCGCAGCCAATCCCCGAGTAAGTTCACCGCAAGCACGAGAATCGCGAGCATCGCGCCCGGGAAGATGGTGATCCACCAGAGCCCGGAGAAAAGGAAATCGTTACCGATCCGGATCAGGGTACCCAACGACGGCTGGGTTGTCGGCACGCCTACACCCAGGAACGATAGGGTCGCCTCCAAGATCACCGCCAGCGCGAGATTGATCGTCGCGATCACAAGAACCGGCCCCATCACATTCGGCAGGACATGGCGGATCATGATCAAAAGCGGTGGAATGCCGATGACGCGGGCCGCCTGAACATACTCCTTGTTCTTCTCCACCAGGGTCGATCCGCGCACCGTACGGGCGTACTGAACCCAAAACGAAAGCCCGATGGACAGCACAAGGACGTAAAACGCCAACTCGTCGTGCTTGGCGCCGCCCAGAAGGCCGCGAAACACACCATCGATCAACAGGGCAATCAGGATCGCAGGGAAGGTCAATTGCACTTCCGCAATGCGCATGATGACCGCATCAACCGTGCCGCCCAGGTATCCGCTCAATAGCCCCAGGGAAATTCCCAGGACCGCCGCGAAGATCACGCTGGCAAAACCGACGCTCAGCGATATGCGTGACCCATAAAGGATCGTCGAGAGAACATCGCGGCCCTGGTCATCGGTGCCGAGCAGGAACTGCGGATCTCCCTCGGTCGACCAGAAACCGGGAAGCTCCGAGTTCAAAAGATCAAGGGTGGCTGGGTCGAAGGGATTATGCGGCGCGATCCAAGGCGCAAACAACGCGGAAAGCATTATGACTGCGGTGACCAGCGCCGCCAGGACCGTTACCTTGGAACGAAAGAATGAGTGCGCGATATCGCTTTTGGCGGCCCGCCTGGCGCTATCGGCGAAACGGGCCATCAACCCACGCCTGACAAGTGCGTAGTCTGTGGTGCGATCAGCCGTCATGACCTAGTGCCCCCCCGTCGTCGCACGATCAACCCGCAACCGCGGATCGACCACGTAGTAGAGCATGTCAACAATCAGGTTGATCGTGACGAAAAGGAACGCGATCAGCATCAGGTAGGCCGCCATGATGGGAATATCGACGTTCTGCACCGCCTGCAGGAACATCAGTCCCATGCCGGGCCACTGGAAAACCGTTTCCGTGATGATGGCAAAAGCAATGATGGAGCCCACCTGCAGTCCTGTAATGGTGATGACCGGCACCAACGTGTTTTTCAAGGCATGACCGTAGTTGATCGCCCGGTCCGTAAGACCTCTGGCGCGTGCGAACTTGATGTAGTCGGTGCGCATCACCTCCAGCATCTCCGCGCGAACGAGGCGCATGATCAGGGTCATCTGGAAAAGACCCAGGGTGATTCCCGGCATGATGATGGCCGCCAGTCCGCTGGGGGTCAAAAGTCCGGTCGTCCAGAAGCCCAGTCGGATCACCTCCCCCCGCCCGAAGGACGGCAACAGATGAAGGTTAACCGAGAAGATGAAGATCAGCAGGATGCCTATCAGGAAGGTTGGCAAGGAAATGCCAATCAACGAGATCGTCAGCAGGAATTTCGAGATCGGCGATTCCCGGTGCAAGCCGGTGTAGACCCCCATCGGAATCCCGACCAGCAGCGCAAAAAGCGCGGAAATGAAGGACAACTCCAGCGTGGCCGGCGCGCGTTCGAGGATCAGCTTGGAAACATCCTTTTTATGCTGATAGCTGATACCGAACTCGAACTGCGCGGCATTGAAGAGGAAGCGGCCAAACTGAAGATAGGCAGGGTCATCGAGCCCTAGGCGCTCGCGCAAGGCGGCGCGTTCGGCCAATGTCGTTTCGATGCCGACCATCTGGTTCACCGGATCGCCGACATAGCGGAACATTGTGAAGGACAGCAGGGCTACCGCCATCATGACGATGAGGGACTGAAGCAACCTTCGGACGATAAAAGCGAACATCTAGCTCACATGGCCTGGATAGTGGGAACGGACGAAACGCTGGAGAGGGAGAGTACCGGACTACGCGCAGCTTTCTGCTGCGCGCAGCCCGTACTCTTGCAGATACGGCCTTTCCAAGCCGCGATCAGTTCTTCGTCACGTAATAGAGCATGAACTGATTGTCCGCACGCTGGGCAAGATCGATGTTGTCCGCCTTACCCCAAGCCAGACCCTGCTGATGCAGCGGGATCATGCCCCACTCGTCCTGCACGATCTTGTAGGCCTCATGGATCATGGCATCGCGTTTGGTCGGATCGGTCTCGCTCAGGATCATGTCCGTTAGCTCATCGACCCGCGCGTTGCAGTAACCGCCGTTGTTGAACTTACCCCGACCGTCACTGCCGGTCTCGTCGCGGCAGATGATCAGGTTGTAGAGCACGTTCCAGCTGTCGAAGCTGCCCGGCGTCCATCCCAAGAGATAGAACGAGGTATCGTACTTCGGACCCAGCGTCTTGGCGAAATACTGCGCCTTCGGTTGCGCCAGCAAATCCACCTTCACACCGACCTTGGCGAGCATCGAAACGACCGCCTGACAGATACGCTCGTCGTTGACGTAGCGGTTGTTCGGGCAGTCCATCGTGACCTCGAAGCCATCCGGATATCCTGCCTCTGCCAGCAGTGCCTTGGCGCGTGCCGGATCATGGGCCGGGCGCTCGAATTCATCCGACCGTGAGAAAAGGAACGGCGAGACCATGATCGCGGACGGTGTGGCAAGGTTGCGCATCACCTTCTGCTTGATGGCCTCAATATCGATGGCGCGGAAGAACGCCTCACGCACACGCACATCCTTAAAGGGGTTTTTGCCCTTCACGTTCGAGTAGAGCAGTTCGTCGCGAAACTGGTCCATACCCAGGAAGATTGTGCGCAGCTCGGGGCCTGCCAGCACCGAAGTTCCGGCATTGCTGTTGATACGGTCCATATCCTGAACCGGAACCGGATACATCATGTCGACTTCGCCCGACAAAAGCGCCGCAACGCGTGTCGCATCGGAGGAGATCGGCGTGAAGATAACCTCAGTCAGATTATGCCGACGCTCGTCCCACCAATCCTCGTTCGGCACGAAAATGGTCTTCACATCGGTTTCGCGGCTCGTGATTTTGAACGCACCGGTGCCGTTCGTGTTGAAGGCGGCATAATTTTCCTTGCCTTCGGTCACCGAGGTGGGCTCCGTCGCGTTGTTCGCCTCGGACCACTCCTTGTCCATGATGTACCAGGTCGACCATTCGTAATAGATGATGGGGTTCGGCTGCTCCGTCACGAAATCAACCGTGTAGTCATCCACTTTGACGACTTTGGTGTCCGGCGTCAGGCGGGTCTTCATGTCAGACCCATCCTTGCGAACACGTTCGGCGCTGAAGACCACGTCATCCGCGTTGAAGTCGTTGCCGTTGTGGAACTTTACACCCTTGCGCAAGTGAAACCGCCAGTGCGTCGGTGAAAGCAATTCCCAGCTTTCAGCCAAGCCCGGTGAAATTTCGAGATTCGGGCCACGTTGAATCAATCCCTCGTACACATTACCAAGGAAGCCCAAGGTGAAGGTCTCATTCAAAGAATAGGGATCGAGCGATTGCGCGTCCCCCTGGAACGCCCATTTGAGCGTTTCCGCCTTGGTCGGCGTACCGGCGCCAGCCACCCCTATCGTTAAGGCTATCGCAGCGGCCATTGCTACTTGTTTGATTCGCATTGTCGAGGCTCCCTGTTCATTACAAAGCCATTTCTATTTATTCCAACGGCTGGATCAACAATGCTCAACAGATCCAACCGAGTTGCCGAGCCTAAGCTCGATAATGCTGCTGTCAACGCTTTCATTGTCGTTAGAAGCCCCTTGCGCAGTTGCTTCCCCGTCGGGGGTCGGCAACTGGCGCCACGCGCTCAAGAGGGCTTTCCCCAATCTGGCAGCAAGAGTATAGAGACGATAGCCCAGATGTGGGCGACGGATTTGCAGCAATGCGCCAGTTTTCTGTGCGCTTTCAAACCTCAGGCGGTGCGGAGGAATCACCCCATGAACGTCAGGCCTAACTCTCCAGCGGCGCGCGATATCGCCCATCATCTTCACCCCTACACCAATTGGCGCAGGCACGAAGCCGATGGTCCGCTGATCATAAACAGCGGTAAGGGTATTTATGTTCAGGACGATCAGGGCAAGGAGTACATCGAAGGCATGGCCGGCCTCTGGTGTACCTCGCTCGGGTTTGGCGAAGAGCGACTGGTTCAGGCCGCCGCCGAGCAGATGCGCAAGCTGCCCTACTATCATGCGTTCGCGCATAAGAGCCACAATCCCGGCATTGATCTTGCCGAGCGCCTAGCGGATATGACGCCCGGAGACCTGAATCATGTGTTTTTCGCAAACTCGGGCTCCGAGGCAAACGACACGGTGGTGAAGTTCGTCTGGTATTTCAATAACGCCCTCGGTCGCCCGGAAAAGAAGAAGATCATCAGCCGGATCAAGGGCTATCACGGGGTTACGGTCGCTTCGGCCAGCATGACCGGATTGCCGAACAATCACCGCGACTTCGACCTGCCAATTGCCAACATCCTGCACACCGAATGCCCGCACTACTATCGATTCGGCCAGGAAGGCGAGACCGAGGACGCTTTCGCGACGCGCATGGCCGACGCGTTGGAAGCCAAGATCCTTGAAGAGGGTCCGGAAACGGTCGCGGCCTTCATTGGCGAGCCAGTCATGGGCGCTGGCGGCGTCATCGTGCCACCTAGAACCTACTGGAAAAAAATACAGGCGGTTTGCCGCAAGTACGACATTCTCGTCATTGCCGACGAAGTCATTTGCGGCTTTGGCCGAACCGGCGAGATGTTCGGCAGCCAAACTTTCGAAATCCAACCCGATATCATGGTTGTGGCCAAGCAACTCTCGTCTGCCTACCTGCCTATTTCCGCCGTGATCATCAGCGACAAGGTCTATGATGCGTTGGCGGACAACAGCGCGAAGATCGGCACATTCGGACATGGATACACCTATAGCGGTCATCCGGTGGCTGCCGCGGTCGCTGTCGAAACGCTGAAGATATACGAAGAGCGGGACATTCTTTCCCATGTGAAGGCCGTTGCACCGCTGTTCCAGGAAGGGCTTCGAAAGTTTGCGGATCACCCCCACGTCGGTGAAGTGCGCGGCGTCGGCTTGGTCGGCGCAGTCGAACTGGTGGCCGACAAAACCACGAAGGCTAGCTTCGATCCGGCCGGACCGGTCGGTGTCCAATTGGATAAGCGCGCGATAGCCAACGGCGTTATCCTGCGTAATATCGTCGACTCCCTTGCCTTTTGCCCACCGCTCATCATCACGGATAAGCAGATCAAGGAACTCTTTGATCGCTTTGGCAAAGCGCTTGACGAAACGGAAGCATGGATCAAGGCAGAAGGCCTCGCTGTTTGAGGTCGTGACGCCGGATTCCTGAATTTATGATGATCGACCTGCGCCCACGGCACGTGACGTCGCCGGCGCAGGTCGATCACTTCTATGCGAGACAGTCCGCCGCACTTGACGAGACTTAGCCGCTTTCCCCTAGAATGCCACTGTCGTTGCTCGTCATAATTAGTTCACCCGATGGTGTCCTAGTTGTGATTTCTGTGTTTGAAGAAGAAAATCAATGGATTATAACGGTTTTTTCAGACAACATATTAATTCTTTGAAGACTGAAGGGCGATATCGAACCTTCGCCGATCTGGAGCGGCGTGCAGGTCAATTCCCGACAGCGGTTCAACACGATGCGTCTGGAGAACGTGACGTAGTCGTTTGGTGTTCGAATGACTATCTCGGCATGGGTCAGCACCCAGAGGTACTTGCTGCCATGCATCAAGCGCTAGAACGTTGCGGCGCGGGGGCCGGTGGGACCCGTAACATCTCCGGCACCAATCACTATCACGTGGTTCTGGAGCAAGAGCTTTCATCCTGGCATGAGAAAGAAGCGGCTCTACTCTTTACTTCGGGATACGTCGCCAATTGGACCGCCCTGTCCACACTTGCCGCGCGCCTACCCAATTGTATTGTCTTTTCCGATTCGCTCAATCATGCCTCGATGATCGAAGGCATTCGTCATTCGCGGGCGGAGAAGCGTATTTTCAAGCACAACGATCCGGAAGATCTGAAACGCACGCTAGCAGCGGCCCCTGCCGATTCAGCTAAGATCGTCGCCTTCGAGTCCGTTTATTCGATGGATGGCGATAAAGCCCCTATCGGACCGCTGTGCGATATCGCACACGCCTATGGTGCCTTGACCTATCTCGACGAGGTGCACGCCGTCGGACTCTACGGAATTGCCGGGAGCGGTGTCGCGGAAGAGCAAGGCGTGATTTCAAAGGTGGATTTGATCCAGGGCACGCTGGGCAAAGCTGTTGGATGCATTGGCGGGTACATCGCCGGCTCGTCGGCACTTGTTGATTTTGTGCGCTCCTACGGTTCCGGCTTTATTTTCACCACGGCCCTGCCGCCGGCGATAGCAGCGGGTGCGACGGCCAGTGTGCGATTTCTCAGGACACACCCCGAGATCCGTGCCCGTCATCAAGAGCGTGCGGCGACCTTGAAGACACTGTTAAACGACGCAGGTTTGCCTGTGCTGCCTTCGGAAAGCCACATCGTTCCGGTGCTGGTCGGAGAAGCCAAGCTTTGCAAGGCGTTGTCGGACATTCTGCTTCAGGACTACAGGCTTTATGTGCAGCCCATCAACTACCCGACTGTTCCTCGCGGAACCGAGCGTTTGAGGCTCACGCCTTCACCGCTTCATGATGACGCCGCCATGGCCGCTCTGGTGGAAGCATTGCAGGAATCATGGCACCGCGTTGGCTTAGAGTTGGTTGCTTAAGCCAAAGATTCTCGCTTAATTATTTATATATTTCAGACGGTTAACATAACTTTTCTTTGCTTTCCTTGACCCGCCGGTCAATGAACCTCTATGCTTCCCTTGTTAAAAAGATAAAAAACGTTGAACAGGGATAGGGCGTAACAGGCACCTTGAGGCAGGGCAATTGAGTTTGCTTTGCCGAAGTGGGTGGGATTTTCCAAAAAACCCTGATCTCGGTCACGTGCGCATACCGCGCCCTGTGATTGGAGGTCTGTTGGATACGGCAGGGGAGACATGGGGGAAAACAAAGACATCATCGTGAAATTCGACGGGGTTCAAAAGAGCTACGACGGAGAAATCCTCGTGGTGAAGGACCTCAATCTTGACATCGAACGAGGTGAATTCCTCACAATGCTTGGGCCTTCCGGCTCGGGTAAGACCACCTGTCTTATGATGCTGGCCGGTTTCGAACCCGCCACGCACGGCGAGATCTATCTGAACGAGCAGCCCATCAACAATGTACCGCCACACAAACGCGGTATCGGGATGGTTTTCCAGAATTATGCACTCTTTCCGCATATGACAGTTGCGGAGAACCTCGCCTTCCCTCTCGAAGTTCGCAAGTTAGACAAGGCGACGATCGAGCAGAAGGTAACCCGTGCCTTGGAAATGGTCCGTCTGGACCAATTCGGCGGTCGGCGTCCGGCGCAGTTGTCCGGTGGCCAGCAACAACGTGTTGCTGTTGCCCGCGCGCTGGTTTTCGAGCCTGATCTGGTGTTGATGGATGAACCGCTCGGCGCACTCGATAAGAATCTGCGTGAAGAAATGCAGTACGAGATCAAACACATCCACGACCAACTCGGCGTGAGTGTGGTCTATGTAACACACGACCAGTCCGAGGCCTTAACCATGTCAAATCGCGTTGCGGTGTTTGATGACGGTGTCATCCAGCAACTTGCGGCGCCCGATGTCCTCTACGAAGAGCCGGTCAATGCGTTCGTCGCCTACTTCATCGGCGAGAACAATCGACTCTACGGCACTGTGAAGGATGAAGACTCCAAGATGTGCCGTGTCGAACTGGACAACGCGGGCGGCGATATCAAGGCCTTGGCGGTCAACATCGATGGAACCGGTAGCCGCACCACGCTTTCCTTGCGGCCTGAACGTGTGAAGATTCTTTCTGAAAGTGATTCAGCCGACAACGTGATGCAAGGCAAGGTCGAGGAGCTGATTTACCTCGGCGATCACGTCAGGACCCGCATGACGGTCGCGGGCAACGACCAATTTATTGTCAAGATTCCGAACGCTCACGGTCATCCCATATTGCATGTCGGCGATACCGTGAAACTGGGCTGGGCGGCTGAAGACTGCCGCGCACTCGACGCCCCCGCTGGAGGCGGTGATCCAGCGTGAGAATGAAACCGCTGCCCGTGCGAGGCAGGGTTTCTGCGCAACTAACAAATGAGAACTAGGAGATTCAAGTATGAGAAGACTTTTTCATAGTGTGTCATTAGCGGCTGGTGCAGCCCTTCTGACCACCGGCGCGGCTAACGCCGTCGACCTGACCATCGTTTCATGGGGCGGTGCTTACACCGCCAGCCAACAGAAGGCCTATCACGAGCCCTATATGGCAGCAAACCCGGGCGTTACCATCATCAATGATGATTCCGCCGCCGAAGGCCTTGCCAAGCTTCGTGCTCAGGTTGAAGCGGGCAATGTTACCTGGGATCTGGTGGACATGGTTGCCTCCGACGCCATCACAGCGTGCGACGAAGGCCTGGCCATGGAGATTGATGCCGATAAGGTTCTGGCTCCGGCTCCGGATGGTACGCCGGCATCCCAGGACTTCTTTGACGGCACCTTGACGGTCGGCGGCACCAACTGCTTCATTCCGCAGATCGTCTACTCCACTACCTTCGGTTATCGTACCGACAAGGTGGGCAGCAACGCCCCGACGACGATCGCCGATGTGTTCGACCTGGAGAAGTTCCCGGGCAAGCGCGCCCTGGAAAAGAAGCCCATCAATAATCTCGAATGGGCTCTGATCGCCGACGGCGTTCCAGGCGACAAGGTCTATGAAGTGCTCGACACGCCCGAGGGTGTGGAACGCGCCTTCGCCAAGCTCGACACCATCAAGGACCAGGTCATCTGGTGGAGCAAAGGCGCCGTACCGCCGCAGCTTTTGGCCGACGGTGAGGTCGTGATCGCTTCAGCTTACAACGGCCGTCTCTTCAATGCGATTGCGGTTGAGAGTCAGCCCATCGCCATGATGTGGGATTGGCAGGCGTTCGACCTCGACGGCTGGGTTATTCCGGCTGGTGCCAAGAACCTCAACGCGGTGACGGATTACCTGTACTACGCCACTGACACGCAGCGTCTGGCTGACCAGGCCAAGTTCATCTCCTATGGACCGGCCCGCAAATCTTCGGCGCCGTTGGTGGGCAAACATGCTGATCTCGGCATCGACATGAAGCCGCACATGCCGACCGACCCGGCAAACGCCAAGAACGTGTTGCAGTTCGACTATGTCTGGTGGGCGGATAACCGCGCCGACATGGACGAGCGCTTCAACGCTTGGCTCGCCCAGTAAGGGCATAGGGATATGCGGTGCGGTCATTTTCTTGGCCGCACCGCGCCTCCCGCATATTCAGTTAGTCAATTTTCAAGCGCCTTGACCGAAGAACGGGGAACAAGCGATGGCTGATACAGGAAGCTCAGCGGCTGTAATGACCACATCCGATGGCATACCGCTCAAGGTAAGCCTTCAGCGGGCCCTGCGTCGCAGCCGACGTCGCGCCTTCTTTTTGGTTCTTCCATTGCTGGCGTTCCTGACAATCAGCTTCGTCTTACCCATTTTCGACATGCTGTTCCGTTCGGTCGACAATACCATTGTCCCGCAGAATCTTCCGAGTGTCGTGAAAGCGATTGAAGACTGGGATCCCAAAGCCTCGGAACTGCCGAGCGAAGCCGTCTACGAGGCCATGGTCAAGGACATTCAGATCGGCTTCGAGGAAAAAACCCTGGGTTCGCTTGCCCGCCGCCTAAACTATGACTTGACCGGCTCGGCAAGCCTGTTCCGCAAATCAGGGCGACGCGCGTCGAAAATCGAAGGGGCACCCTACAAAGAACAGCTGATCGAAGTCGACGAGGATTGGGGCGATCCCGCGATTTGGAACCTTATTAAGCGCGAAAGCGATTCCTTGACGGCCTCCTATTTTCTGTCCGCCGTTGACATGCGGTACGATGAGCAGGGCGACATCGCCATGCAGCCCGACTATCAACAGATTTACCTGAAGCTGTTCTGGCGCACGCTGGTTATGAGCGCCATCATCACTGGGCTATGTATCCTGCTTGGCTATCCGGTCGCCTATCTGATGGCCACCCTGCCCTTACGTACCAGCAACCTCTTGATGATCTTGGTCTTATTGCCGTTCTGGACCTCATTGCTGGTCCGCACGACCGCTTGGATCGCGCTGCTGCAAACCCAGGGCGTGCTCAACGACCTTTTGGTCGCGGTTGGCGTGCTCAGCGACGATGGCCGCATCCGCATGATCTACAACCAGACAGGCACGATCGTGGCAATGACTCATATTCTTTTGCCCTTCATGATCCTGCCGCTTTATTCGGTGATGAAGACCATACCGCCGTCCTACATGCGTGCTGCCCGCTCCATGGGCGCTAATCCCTTTACGGCCTTTGTGCGGGTCTACATGCCCAACACCGTGGCCGGCGTCGGCGCGGGAAGCATCCTCTGCTTCATTCTGGCTATTGGTTATTACATCACCCCTGCCCTGGTTGGCGGCCAATCTGGAACCCTGATTTCCAATTTCATCGCCGACCACATCAGCGTGACGCTGAATTGGGGCCTTGCGGCCGCCTTGGGGGTCATCCTGTTAGGGTTGGTGATGCTGCTGTACGTGATTTACGACCGGATCGTCGGCATCGACAACATGAAGCTCGGTTAAGGAGAAGCGACACATGGCACTTCCAGCCCACGCCGGCACCGGAGAGCGCATCTGGTACTACACCTATCGCACCATTTGCGCGGCAATCTTCGTGTTCTTGATCGGCCCGATCTTCATCATCGTGCCGCTAAGCTTCAATGCGGCGCCTTACTTTACCTTCACGCCGGAGATGCTGTCCTTCGATCCGGCGGGGTACAGTCTGCGCTGGTACGAGGATTTCTGGACCGACATCAACTGGCAGCTTGCAATTAGAAACAGCGTCATAATTGGTATTTTCGCGACGCTAATTTCAACGTCCCTGGGAACGCTGGCAGCGTTGGGACTCAGCCAGTCGACGATGCCCTACAAGTCGGCCTTCATGGCGCTGCTGATATCGCCAATGATCGTGCCGCTGATCATCTCCGCTGCGGGCATGTACTTCTTCTATTCACGCATCGGCCTAGCCTCCACTCATATTGGCGTCATCCTCGCCCACGCAGCATTGGGAACGCCTTTTGTGGTAATCACCGTTACCGCCACGCTTGTCGGCTTTGACCGATCGCTGATACGCGCCGCGAACAATCTCGGCGCGACCCCGGCCAGGACCTTTTTCAAGGTGATCGTTCCGCTGATTCTGCCTGGCGTCATTTCTGGTGGGCTCTTCGCATTCATCACGTCATTCGACGAGGTCGTGGTGGTCCTGTTCGTCGGTTCGGTCGAACAGCGTACGATCCCCTGGGCGATGTTCTCCGGAATTCGCGAACAGATCAGCCCGACGATCCTTGCCGTCGCCACGTTACTGGTTCTCTTGTCGATCATGCTTTTGACGACGCTGGAACTCCTACGTCGACGGTCGGAGCGCCTGCGGGGCATGTCACCCGGCTGACCATTCAAGCAGACAAATCGTCTCTGCGTTGCAACGCGCCTCCTTTTCCTGGGAGGCGCGTTCTTCGTATCTGGGAGAAAGAAGTTCCATCCTGACGAACATGGCTGGCGGGGGTTGACCAGGGGGGGTTGACCAGGAGGGGTTGACCAGGAGGGGTTGACCAGGAGGGGTTGAATCGTCAAATCCGGAGAGGCACAATCCAAAAGCTTTGGATATCAGTGGGTCACCTGCTTACCACATGCAACTCAGGACAACTGGGGGCAAGGGAGAGCGAGCCATGCTGTTTAAAAAACTGCTCCACTATACTATCCGCGAAGGAGCTCTTCGCCTCATAGACCACAACGGACAGGTCGAGGTAATCGGCGACGGCACTCCACCTTGTTGCACGCTTAGACTCGTTCGGCCGCAGCGCATGGCAAGACTGCTTAAGAGCCCGGTCCTTGGGATCACCGAAGGTTACATGGACGGCGACTGGATGATTGAGGATGGCGATGTGCGCACCTTTCTCGATCTAGCGGCGCGGAACTATCACTATTTGGAGACCCATCCCCTAACCAAACTGGCCGACGCGCTGCTTCGCAGAGGTCGCCGTTTGAAGCAGTTCAATCCCAAGACTAGAGCGCGCAAGAACGTGGCCCACCATTACGATCTTTCAAGCGAGCTCTATGACCTGTTCCTTGACAGTGACCGCCAGTATTCCTGCGCTTACTTCTTGGACCCGCGCGATGACATCGAAACCGCGCAGACGCAGAAAAAACGGCACATAGCCGCAAAGCTTCTGCTCGACAGGCCGGGGCTGAAGATCATGGATATCGGCTCGGGCTGGGGCGGGCTTGGGATCAGCCTGGCAAAGGCAGCCGACTGTACGGTCAAGGGCGTCACGCTATCGATTGAGCAACACAAGCTCTCCAACGAGAGAATCCGAAGAGAAGGCCTTGAATCGAAGATCCGTTTCGATCTCCAGGACTATCGCGAGGAACAAGACCGATATGACCGTATTGTGTCGGTAGGCATGTTCGA
It encodes the following:
- a CDS encoding ABC transporter ATP-binding protein; amino-acid sequence: MSDTSAVMEAAREDRVGSDALLEVRNLRIEFPTRNGTLVAVDDVSFDIKPGEVLGVVGESGAGKSLTGSAIIGLLEPPGRIADGQVLFQGKRIDNLPYEKLRRLRGAEIGMVFQDPLTSLNPLYRVGEQLIETIRTHTDMSERAARKRAIELLAEVGIPSPERRVDQYPHQFSGGMRQRVVIALALCVNPKLVIADEPTTALDVSIQAQIISLLKRLCRDHGAAVMLVTHDMGVIAETADRVAVMYAGRIAEIGPVQEVIKRPSHPYTVGLMGSIPLVGQDREELMQIEGSMPRLNKIPRGCAFNPRCPQAFDRCRQDRPSLMPAGKTLASCWLIEEEGGA
- a CDS encoding ABC transporter permease translates to MTADRTTDYALVRRGLMARFADSARRAAKSDIAHSFFRSKVTVLAALVTAVIMLSALFAPWIAPHNPFDPATLDLLNSELPGFWSTEGDPQFLLGTDDQGRDVLSTILYGSRISLSVGFASVIFAAVLGISLGLLSGYLGGTVDAVIMRIAEVQLTFPAILIALLIDGVFRGLLGGAKHDELAFYVLVLSIGLSFWVQYARTVRGSTLVEKNKEYVQAARVIGIPPLLIMIRHVLPNVMGPVLVIATINLALAVILEATLSFLGVGVPTTQPSLGTLIRIGNDFLFSGLWWITIFPGAMLAILVLAVNLLGDWLRDALNPKLR
- a CDS encoding ABC transporter permease; this translates as MFAFIVRRLLQSLIVMMAVALLSFTMFRYVGDPVNQMVGIETTLAERAALRERLGLDDPAYLQFGRFLFNAAQFEFGISYQHKKDVSKLILERAPATLELSFISALFALLVGIPMGVYTGLHRESPISKFLLTISLIGISLPTFLIGILLIFIFSVNLHLLPSFGRGEVIRLGFWTTGLLTPSGLAAIIMPGITLGLFQMTLIMRLVRAEMLEVMRTDYIKFARARGLTDRAINYGHALKNTLVPVITITGLQVGSIIAFAIITETVFQWPGMGLMFLQAVQNVDIPIMAAYLMLIAFLFVTINLIVDMLYYVVDPRLRVDRATTGGH
- a CDS encoding ABC transporter substrate-binding protein codes for the protein MRIKQVAMAAAIALTIGVAGAGTPTKAETLKWAFQGDAQSLDPYSLNETFTLGFLGNVYEGLIQRGPNLEISPGLAESWELLSPTHWRFHLRKGVKFHNGNDFNADDVVFSAERVRKDGSDMKTRLTPDTKVVKVDDYTVDFVTEQPNPIIYYEWSTWYIMDKEWSEANNATEPTSVTEGKENYAAFNTNGTGAFKITSRETDVKTIFVPNEDWWDERRHNLTEVIFTPISSDATRVAALLSGEVDMMYPVPVQDMDRINSNAGTSVLAGPELRTIFLGMDQFRDELLYSNVKGKNPFKDVRVREAFFRAIDIEAIKQKVMRNLATPSAIMVSPFLFSRSDEFERPAHDPARAKALLAEAGYPDGFEVTMDCPNNRYVNDERICQAVVSMLAKVGVKVDLLAQPKAQYFAKTLGPKYDTSFYLLGWTPGSFDSWNVLYNLIICRDETGSDGRGKFNNGGYCNARVDELTDMILSETDPTKRDAMIHEAYKIVQDEWGMIPLHQQGLAWGKADNIDLAQRADNQFMLYYVTKN
- a CDS encoding aspartate aminotransferase family protein — translated: MNVRPNSPAARDIAHHLHPYTNWRRHEADGPLIINSGKGIYVQDDQGKEYIEGMAGLWCTSLGFGEERLVQAAAEQMRKLPYYHAFAHKSHNPGIDLAERLADMTPGDLNHVFFANSGSEANDTVVKFVWYFNNALGRPEKKKIISRIKGYHGVTVASASMTGLPNNHRDFDLPIANILHTECPHYYRFGQEGETEDAFATRMADALEAKILEEGPETVAAFIGEPVMGAGGVIVPPRTYWKKIQAVCRKYDILVIADEVICGFGRTGEMFGSQTFEIQPDIMVVAKQLSSAYLPISAVIISDKVYDALADNSAKIGTFGHGYTYSGHPVAAAVAVETLKIYEERDILSHVKAVAPLFQEGLRKFADHPHVGEVRGVGLVGAVELVADKTTKASFDPAGPVGVQLDKRAIANGVILRNIVDSLAFCPPLIITDKQIKELFDRFGKALDETEAWIKAEGLAV